The Mucilaginibacter terrae region TTTCCACTTTTCTACAATATATTTTAAAATGTCAATCCACGTTCCATTGAATTTCTCTTTGACAACTGGACTAATATCTCTCTTAATTCTTTTTCTGTAATAATATTTCTTGCCAAATCTCTGAACCTCCCACCATTTGTAATCATACAATTCTATGCTTTGATTATATGCTTTGTATGTTAAGCTATTAGCATAGTCTTTCATTGTAACTAATTCCACGGTTTGGAATTCGAAACCATTTACATCTTCAATTAGTCGAATTCTTACTATATCACCTGAATTAAATAACTTTTTCATATTCAATTTTACCATGTAAATATCAAGTCTAACCTCATGTTTGATTTAAATGCGAATCTTAGTATCAATAATGTTAACAGTAAATGATAAAAAATAATTGCTCTAAGTCGTGACTAAACATTGTGTAAGTCTTACTGTTACGATAACATGTACACTTCCAAAATCATTCGCCACCGCCATAAGTTTCATCATTATTTAAACGATGACCTGAAAGAGGTTAAAGAAGAAACGCATTTTAAAATTGTGTTCTCCGATCCTGCAGAGTTTGACTTATTTAGGGAGTGGATAAAGCAGCACGAAGGGCGAGTACAACTACAACAAAGAAGAAAGCCGCCAGGAGGGTACTTTTCCTAAAGTACCCATATTTCATGATGAGATCTGTTGGTGCGATATTATGACTTATTATTTAATGCACGTGGCAGGATACCATTTCCATAGCACTATACACCCATATAAAGGAGAGGTATATATAAGAGGATAGAAACAAGAGCTGAGAGCCAAGAACCAAGACAAAAAATTGAACTGCGATCTTATTTCCTGGCTCTTGGTTCTTGACTCTATTTTTTCCTTCCTTTTTTCAATTCACTTTCCGACTTCAAAACTTTGGTGCCGTTCTCCTGCTTTATTTCATATGCAGGTTCTTCTTTGGTGGCTTTGCGCTTTACGGTGGTGCCCTTGGTTTTCTTTTTAACGGTATCGCTGTGTTTAGCTTCTATCTTGCCCTCGGCTTCTGATTTGCCCCAAGCCCAGTGTACAGTATCTCCCTTTTTCATAGTATCGATGTTTGAAAAAGATAGTTGCAATTAATTTGCCAACAAAAATAATAAACATACAAGGTTTATAATTTACACTTAGCACAATTTATTAAAGGCTATCATGTGTTTTGTTGTTCATAAACCTGTACTTTTTATTGGTCGCCGATAAATAATGCAAACCTTACACATTACTTATAGCTAATTGCATGTATTTAATAATTTCACCATTCACATCCTCTCTTTGCAGCATCCTAAAGTGATGATTAAACTGCTGCTGGCCGGGTACCTGCGCTATTTTAGCAAAGCTTAGGTTATTCTCATAAGGTTTATTAAACGGAAACACCACATGAATAAAGTTTTTGCCTAACTGGGTTATCCAGGCAATACGTTTTTCAGGAGCACCTATGCCTATCATAGTTTTAGCCGGGTGTAATATAACACTACCCAACTTTTGATACTCGCTTACAAAATGGTGAAACAACCCCAATGTATACGCCGACTTACCGGCGATAAAGGCTTGCAGGTGTTGCTCAGATTCGGGAGTTAGCGTGTAAGGCATTAAAGTAAATATACATAATTGTGAATACCGAAACAAAATCTGAACGATGAATAAACGCTTAGCATCCGCAAAGGTGGTTTCGTACTTC contains the following coding sequences:
- a CDS encoding DUF2945 domain-containing protein is translated as MKKGDTVHWAWGKSEAEGKIEAKHSDTVKKKTKGTTVKRKATKEEPAYEIKQENGTKVLKSESELKKGRKK